In Desulfobaculum bizertense DSM 18034, the genomic stretch TTTGCCGAATCCTTCTTCGGCATCGTCCACGAATGCGGCCACGCTTTGTACAGTCAGGGCATCCCGGCAGAACGCTTCGGCACCCCATGCGGCCGGGCTGTTTCACTGGGCATCCACGAATCTCAGTCCCGGCTTTGGGAAAATCTTGTGGCCCGCTCCAAAGGCTTTTGGGTCTATGCCTTCCCACAGGTCCAGAAAGCCTACCCTTCACTGTCCAGTGTGGACCTCGACGCCTTCCACTTTGCAGCAAACGAGGTCAAGCCCGGACTTATCCGTACCGACGCCGACGAAGTAACGTATAACATCCACATCATGCTCCGCTTCAAACTGGAGCGGGCACTGCTCCGCGGGGAACTGTCCGTGCAGGACCTGCCAGAAGCATGGAATACCGCTATGCAAAAGATGCTCGGCATCACCCCCGAGACTGACGCGCAGGGCGTTATGCAGGATGTGCACTGGGCTTCTGGACTTCTCACCTACTTCCCGACCTACACACTGGGGAACATCTATGCATCCCAGTTTATGGATGCCGCAGAGCGTGAGCTTGGGGATCTGAATGCCATGTTTGAGAAAGGAGAATTTGCTCCACTTCTGGACTGGCTCCGCACCCATATCCATGCTCATGGCTCGCGCTACCTGCCTCGTGATCTGGTGGAACGTGTCACAGGAGAAAAGCCTTCTGCAAAGGCCCTGTGCACACATCTAAGCCGGAAATACGGTGAGCTATACTCGCTCTCTCTGGAAAATTGTTAAAAAAAATCTATGAGACGCCCTTGTCTGCAATGCCCCGTCATTTAATGATAATCATTGCAGGCAAGAGCGTAGCTCAAAAGAATAGCAGATAAAATTATCGTTTAGACTTTACTTTTCATCCCTTTTCTGCTTTATGCTTGGAGTATTACCCATGCCAAGCGGTACGCATGACCGCTACGGGAATGACTGTTCTGAAAACACAACGAAGGGGATGGCTATGCAAATGTATTCGTTGCCCAGAAGTGGCAAATCAGAACTGGTAATCACGGGGGAACAGCTCGCCAAGGTTGATGAACGGGAGCTGTATGGATTCAAGGAGTCCTGGACGGACGTTTCACTGTATAAGACAAGCTTTGACCACTATGTTCTTTCCACGTCCTGCACGGTGACAAACTGCGGACACACCGCCCTGCACTCTGCGGTCGTATTCTCCTCCGCACAAGGTCTTATGGACTACCTCAAGGTCGGATGCAGCGAGCCTGCAAGCTGCCTTGGTGTTGAACTGCTCCGGCAGGCATCGCTGGCTGACGGTGCCTTCAGTTGTTGTGGACCGGGCTGCCCTGTTCAGTTCCGCTCCTCAGCGGCCTGCACGCAGTAGTCTTGCCCCAGAACCGCTTTTCATTTCGTCGCGAGGTCCTTCCTTTCGTAAAAAAGGCGGGAGCAGCACACACGCGCTGAACCCGCCTTTTCTGAAAAGCGTCCTGTTCTCATACTCAACTACATGAGTTCCCGTCCGACCCAAAGCACGCGACCCAAAACTTCCACATTTGTCTGGTCGCCTACCGGGACATCGAGTGGTTCGTAATATTTTCTGTTGTCGCTCACCAAAACCAGCTTGCCGGGCTTGCGCTCAAGACGCTTGACGACGATCTCGTCATCCATGCGTACAGCATAAATCTTTCCCACAAGGATATCGTGCTGTGCCAGATCAACGAGGACGACATCCTCGTCCTGAAGCGTTGGCTCCATGCTCTCGCCCGTGACCCGCATAAGGCGCATGCTCTCCAGAGCACCCCGGCCACGAAGCCATGAACGACGAAAGGCATAATAGCCCACAACCTTGTCGCTGGTTTCGCTGCTTCCTCCGCCACCAGCAAGCCTTGCCTCCACAAGCGGGATATACTCATACCCGTCCTGCTGCACGGCATCCGTGACCTGCAAATCTTCGCGGACTTCGTCCTCGCGCAAGAACATTGCCCCGCGCCCAGTCTCAAGCCAAAACGGATTGAGTGAATAGGCTCGAAACAGCTTGAGCATCCAGTCCGAAGGAACCTTGTTCTTGGCCTTGGCATCAGAAATGGCCCCTCGGCTCACGCCAAGTTCGCGGGCCAGCCCGCTCTGAGTTCCCACTTTCAGAGCGTCTATCATGCGACCAATAATCTGCGCTGCACCAAAACCCGGATGCAGCTCCTGCCCAGAAAGTATCTGCTCAGAATTCGAATGTCGTGGCATTACATATCTCCCAATAACTGACCGTTGTACAATATTGAGCAGCAATTTTGTACTTCTCTGCTGGACATCAGTCAAGCAAGACGATAAAAATTCACATTTCTCCACAGAGCCTATACAGAGTTGAGAGGCTGCACATAACGCTTAACCTTGCTCTACCACAGGATAAAAAATGCTTTTTAAACTTTTTGCTGCATTTGCCATCATTCCGCTCATCGAAATTTATTTTCTTATGAAGGTCGGATCATGGCTTGGGGCAGAGGCGACCATCGCCCTTGTCCTGCTTTCTGGCTTTGCCGGTGCATGGCTTGCCCGCCAGCAGGGGACCTCTGTTCTTCTGCGCATCCGCGAAAACATGAATATGGGTATTCCCCCAACAGGCCAGCTCATTGACGGCCTGCTCATTCTGGTCGCCGGTATTGTGCTCCTGACGCCGGGCTTTGTTACCGACATCACGGGCATGCTTCTGCTTATTCCACCGGTTCGGGCCAAACTCAAACACGTGCTCCATCACAAGTTTCAGCAATGGGTCATGCAGGGTAACGTGACCATCATTCATCACAGATAAGAAAAGCGCCTCCAGCAAACATGCCGGAGGCGCTCTTTTTTTGTCGTAATTACGTCCACCATCCACACTCTCGCCCATCTCTGGGCAACAGCCGAATTCAAAACGCGCTCATGCCATACTCTGGCATACTGTGACTATTTCTTGGTCCCAAAGCTTGGGTCAAGCTTGCGGGCCACAAGGAAACCACCCTGAATGTTCTTCAGATTGGTAAAGCCCTTGGCACGCAAAAGCACCTGACTTTCGTAGGAACGAAGGCCGGTGTTGCACAGCACATAAAGTTCCTTGTCACGAGGCAGCTCGTCATAGCGGACGGGCAGCTCGTCCTGAGGGATATTCAGCCAGCGCTTACCATAGATTTCCTGCATGGGAACGGCCTGCTTTGCTGAACGCACATCAAGAATCAGGCGAGACTCATCTGGCAGCACCTCAGCGAGGAAATCGCGAGGCTCGACCGGATTGCTCAGGCCATCAATGATGTTCTTGAGTGCATTTGCTGCGGCATTCACAACGTCCATTGCCGAAGCAAAAGGCGGTGCATAGCCCACTTCCAGATTGGAAATGGCATCAAGATCAACATGGAAAGGCAGCAGAGCTGCAACAGCGTCCACACGGGCTTTCACAGCATCACCAGCAGAACCAAGGGCTTCAATGCCAAGCACGCGGCGGGTGGTCCGGTCAGCAATCAGCTTAATGAACAGCCAGTCGTGGCCGGGATAAAAGTGAGCACGGTCAGCCTGAGCAGAAAGTCCTTCCACAGCGTCAAAGCCAGCAGCCTTGGCCTGTTCCAGAGTCAGACCAGACGTCGCAACGCTCAGATCAAATGCCTTGAGGCAGAACGTACCCGTTGCGCCATCAAAGCGCTCATTGCCACCAGCGATGTTGGTGCCAATGACGCGGCCTTCACGGTTGGCAAGGGAGCCAAGAGGAAGATACGTCGGTGCACCAGTGATCTGGTTCCGAATCTCAACGCAGTCGCCACCAGCATAAATATTGCGGTCAGAGGTGCACATACGGGCATCAACAACAATTCCGCCAAACTGGCCAATGGCAAGGCCAGCTTTCTTGGCGAGAGCATTATTGGGGCGCACACCAGCACCAAAGATCACCATGTCACAAGGGATTTCACCCTTGTCAGTCAAAACGCCAGTCACACCGTCCTCGTCACCAAGGATGCGCAGCACGCGAGTGCTGGTCATGACCTTGACCTCGTTCTCTTCGAGGTGATTCTCAATCATGCGGGTGAACTCAGGTCCCATTGCCTGCGGCAGGACCTGATCGCACATTTCAACAAGAGTCGTCTCAACGCCCCACAGCGCAGACATGGCCTCGGTCATTTCCAGACCAATGGCACCGCCACCAACGACAACAGCAGAACCAACTTCACCGCTGGCGATCTGAGACTTGATGTCGATGGCCTGGTGCATGTTTGCCACGCACTTCACACCCGGCAGGTCAAAGCCTTCGACAGGCGGGACAAAGGGGCTTGCGCCAGTGCCAAGCACCAGCACGTCATATGAAATTTCGGATTCTTCGCCAGTGTTCAGATCACGCAGGCGAACGGTCTTTGCCTTGCGGTCAATGTCCAGCGCTTCGGTACCCGTCATGACCTTGACGCGTTTGTATACATCAAAGAATTCAGGGTCGCGCTTGGCGTGGAAGACTGTGGAATACAAATCTTCCGGATTGGCGATATCGCCACTCACAAAATACGGGATGCCACAGCCACCGTAAGAGATGAGTGTATCTTTATCGATCAGGGTAATCTCTGCATCGGGGTCGAGCCGACGCGCACGGCAAGCAGCCTTGGGACCAAGAGCAACGCCGCCAATGATAACGATTTTTTTAGCCATGACTTCTCCTTTGAGGGCAGACCATAAAAGGTCTTCAGGACAGACTTCTTGTCATCGAGTCTGAATGCATGGGGACACCCTTTTGGCATCCATATTGATTTACAATCCAATAATCCAATATGAAATAAGGGCAAAAACTATAACGTTTCGAGGGGTATCCATCACCGCTTACAGCTCAGGATACGCAAAACGCACAAGCGCAACAGCAAAACACAAGGCAGAAATAACAACCTGAAAAACAAGAGCACACCAGAATCCTATCGGGGACGATTCCTTGCGGATGTGGAGAAACCGGGACTGGATTTCGCCACATTCAAGGCCAACGCGGATAAGATTCAGATTCACAATACCCAAAAGGACGAGGAGGGCAGGAATGATATACTGCATGGTTCAGCTCCATTTTTCTGATGTGCGTTCTTCTGTTCCACTTGAGCCTTTGCCTCATACACTGCACTTGAAAACACCACAAGTCGAACTTGTGCAAAACCCAGTGAGGCTCTAGGATTAAAGGGCTTTTTTCCACGGCTTACAGCCGTTTCTTTTCCTTCCCTCCATGCAATGTAAATCCTTTTTTGCATTCGTCCAGAGCTTTGTGCAGAACGGTTCACGCATTGACCTTCAAGACCAATTGAGTATCTTTCTTACAACTTTTGAGGAGGATATGGTGAGTAAGTCACAAAAATCCGGCATGTCCCGGCGAGATCTTCTGTTTGGTGGCTTCCGCAAGATGCGGAAAAATGTCGAGAAAAACATTGAAGATTTTCAGACAATTCCCGATTCAGTATCAAGTGACGAAGCGCAGACGGGCCGCGACGCTTTTGTTCTTGGGAACACTGCATATGCAGCAGCCCAGTACGCAGAGGCCATTCCCCACTACCGGGAGTGCCTCAACATTCTGCCGCAGCATACAGAAGCGCGACAACGCCTTGGCTACTGTCTCTACCGCGAAGGGCAATACATTCAGGCAAAAGTTGAATTTGAACGCGTCATACGTGAACGTAAAAAAGATAATTTTTCGTCACTGTACCTCGGGCTGACCTATGCCCGGCTCGACAAACGGGAAAAAACCGTTGCAGCATGGCGTGGCTACTTCAACCCCGAAGAAGTCCGCATCATGCGCGAGCTGAATGTCCAGACGGCACTTATTGAATCTGCTGAAGACTATGAACTCTCCGTAGCCGCCAGCGACGTCGAAGACGCCATTGACATACGGAAGCAGGAACTCCTCGCCCCCCAGGACAACTGATCTGGCCCGAGTAAAGGATACCCATGCCATCCATTCTGTCAGGACTTCGAGCACGTGTGCTTCTCCTCATCTGCACGGCGGTGCTGCTCTGCTCCCAGCCAGCATACGCCGGGCATCTCATTCGTCTCCAGCTCAAGTACGCCCACAGCTTCCAGTTTGCAGGCTTTTATATGGCCAAAAATCTGGGCTTCTACGCTGAGGAAGGTTTGGACGTCCAGTTTACAGAAGGCACCCCAGGACGTGCCCCTGTATCCCAGCTCATACGGCAAAAGGCTGATTATGCCATTGCCGACACAGACGCCCTGCTTGCCTTTGCAGAAGGTAAAGACGTTGTGGTGCTTGCGGCGCTGTTCCAGACCTCTCCAGAAGTTCTGGCCATTGGTCCACACGTTGAGCTGAACACCCCTGCCGACCTACGCGGCAAAAAAATTATGACTCTGCCCCGTGCCAGTGCCCCGGTGATGGCTCTTCTGCACAAATACGGCGTCACCAGCCAAACAGCACAGTTTCTTCCCTACAACACGGCCATTGATTCTCTGCTCTCCGAAAAGATTGATGCCGCCGTAACTTATGACTCGTGGGCACTGCCCTACCTCGCGGCCAAAGGAAAACACCTCGATATTCTCTCGCCCAAAGATTACGGCATTGATTTTTATGGGGACTGCATTCTTTCCAGCCGAAAAGAAGTCACCATGCACCCAGACGAGGCCCGTGCGTTTCTCCGTGCAACCTATCGGGGCTGGGACTACGCAATGGCCCATCCTCTTGAGGCGGCGCAATACATACACGCCCATTTCACGCCCAATATTTCTGTAGAACAGCTTCTGGGACAGGAACGCATCCTGCGCTCCGCCATGATGCCTGAGCTTATTTCATTTGGTTCCATGAACCGCACCCGCTGGGAAAAAATCTATTCAACCTATGTTCGGCTGGGCTTTCTCGACAAAGACACTCCAGTCCGGCTCGACAGGTTCATATTTACGCCAGAGCAAAGCATCATAACAGCGCTGAACAAAACCTATCTGCGCATATCCTGCTTTGTCGCCGGAGCTGTTGGACTTATTCTCATTGCCCTGCTTCTCTTCAACTACAAGCTCAAGCGCGCAGTCGAAGACAGAACCGAAGAACTTCGTACCAGCCAGCACATGCTGGAAACAATTTTGTCGGTTTCGCCCTTTGCTTTCCTCATCACCAAAGGGCACAAAATCGAATGGGCCAACGAAGCAATCTCCGGCATGCTTGGCTACAGCCCGGCAGAACTCATGGGCATGAACACCTCAAAGCTCTACTGGAATCCCAAAGACTGCGACGAAATCCGTTTTAGCATTGAGTCTTCCATCAACCAGCACGACACAGAAGCCCGCGACCTCTGCTTTCGCCACAAGGATGGCACCCTCGTCCACGTGTATATTGCCGTGCGCCTCTTTGACCCCAAACATCCGGGGCTTGGTTACATTATCGCCGTAGTGGACATCACGAGCCGCAAAGCCGCAGAAGAAAGCAACAGGCTTGCAGCACAGGTCTATCAGCAAAGTAATGATTCAATCATTATCACGGATCGCGAGAACCGTATTATTTCTGCAAACCCTCGATTTACTGAACTCACTGGCATTCCAGAGGAAGAAGCGCTGGGGCAAAAGCCCTGCATCCTCAAAAGTGGACGGCATGACGCAGCATTTTATTCCGCAATGTGGGACGAAATCCATAAGAATGGACGCTGGAGTGGCGAGATATGGAACCGGCGCAAAGATGGTGAAATTTTTCCGGCATGGCTGAGCATTTCTTCCCTCAAAGATCCAGCGGGCCATACCGTCAGCTACACAGGAGTCCTGACTGATCTCACGAGTGAAAAGCGCTCTGAACGGCAGATTAGCAAACTGAACAACTATGATGTTCTCACAGAACTTCCCAACCGCACGCTCTTCCAGAACCTGCTCAAGCAGGAAATCCAGACTGCACAGCTTTCTGACAAGCAGGTCGCGGTTCTCCTCTTTGATCTGGACAACTTCAAAACCATCAATGATTCCCTTGGTATCGCTGCGGGCGATGAATTCCTCCAGACTGCCAGCCGCCGAGTCTCTCAGGGCTTTTCTGGCAAACATACAGTCGCCCGCCTTGGAAGCGATGAATTTGCTATTTTGCTCCCGTATGACCCGCAAAAGCGAAACATCACCAAGCACATCACCCGGCTGCAAAACCTGCTCGCCCCTGTGACGCGGCTCGGCAACGCCGAAGTATTTATGAGTGCGTGCATAGGCGTCTCCATCTACCCAGACGACGCAACAGGCCCGTCCCAGCTCATGCAGAACGCAGAAAATGCCCTGCACCATGCGCGTAAAAAAGGCCCAAACTCCTACTCTTTTTTCTCGGCAAAAATGACATCTATTGCCAGTGACCGAATCAAGCTGGAAGCCGCCCTGCACCGAGCACTCAAGGAACAGGAATTCCGACTCTTTTTCCAGCCAAAGGTTCACGGACAGACCGGGCAAATCATGGGAGCCGAAGCCCTGCTGCGCTGGGAAGATCCCAAGCGGGGAATTATCTCCCCCGGTGCCTTCATGAACATCATCGAAGAAGGCAACCTGATTCACCCCGTAGGAAGCTGGGTGCTTCGTCAGGGCTGTCAGGCCTGCCGCAGAATGCACGAAGCAGGGTTCCCGAACTTCATCATGGCGGTCAACATTTCTCCCCGCCAGTTCCTTGAACGTGATATTGTAGATATCGTTCGTTCCTCTTTGGAAAAGGCCCAGCTTGCGCCCAAATATCTGGAGCTGGAAATTACAGAGGCGCTACTCATCCAAAACACCGAAGACGTGGAACAGACATTGCGGCAGCTTCGCGAACTTGGCGTGCGTATCGCACTTGATGACTTTGGAACCGGATACTCCTCGCTGAGCTACCTCACCGAATTCCCCATTGATACGCTCAAGATTGACCAGAGCTTTATTCGCACCATGTGCGGTGACACCAAAAAAGAAACCATTACCCGCACTATCCAGCACATGGCCCTTGAGCTTGGCCTCACTGTGGTTGCCGAAGGCGTTGAAACGCAGGAGCAGTTCGCCACCCTGCGGGAGCAGGGACCAGTCCTTATTCAGGGCTATCTTTTCTCCCCGCCACAGCCAGAAAATTCCTTCCTTGAGTGGACACGGGACTACATGTCCCAGCAGGACAAAAAATGAATACAGACATCTCCCTCACATGCCTGTGCTGCGGAGCACCTGCCAGCATAGAAGGACGCTGAGCACAGGCTCGCGTAGTCTGCACGGCGTGCGGAATATCTTTGCCAGCCTCGGCATACCGGGAGCAGATTGACGCGTGGAAAGACGCCATCTGCGACGACGTCTTTTGCGAGGACGCGCCCAGCGAAACCGCAGGGGAACCTGCAGACCATGTGGAATGTTCTCTTCCTGACCGTGACCCTGACCCTGACCCATCGACATAAAAAAAGACGCCCAGCATCACAGCTGAGCGTCTTTCTCTTTTCTCATTATTCATCTCTGCCGAGGCTTAGTCCCGTGCCGTGGGGCGCCCTGACAGCAGTATGTTATGCGCAATGACAATCAGCACGGCAAACAGTGCAGAGCCAACACCAATGGCCGCATTGTAGAAAGGCGGAGCTGAAAGTGCGAGGCGAATAAACACCGTACACAGCGCAAGGCTGGAGTTTCTAAACACGGCAACGTAACAGGGCATGTAGACCTGAGAAACCAGCACGAGCAGGATGTCACAAAAAATCAGCACGGTGTAGAACATCGGGAAAAAGGAAAACATCC encodes the following:
- a CDS encoding LexA family transcriptional regulator; the encoded protein is MPRHSNSEQILSGQELHPGFGAAQIIGRMIDALKVGTQSGLARELGVSRGAISDAKAKNKVPSDWMLKLFRAYSLNPFWLETGRGAMFLREDEVREDLQVTDAVQQDGYEYIPLVEARLAGGGGSSETSDKVVGYYAFRRSWLRGRGALESMRLMRVTGESMEPTLQDEDVVLVDLAQHDILVGKIYAVRMDDEIVVKRLERKPGKLVLVSDNRKYYEPLDVPVGDQTNVEVLGRVLWVGRELM
- a CDS encoding FxsA family protein — translated: MLFKLFAAFAIIPLIEIYFLMKVGSWLGAEATIALVLLSGFAGAWLARQQGTSVLLRIRENMNMGIPPTGQLIDGLLILVAGIVLLTPGFVTDITGMLLLIPPVRAKLKHVLHHKFQQWVMQGNVTIIHHR
- a CDS encoding FAD-dependent oxidoreductase; the protein is MAKKIVIIGGVALGPKAACRARRLDPDAEITLIDKDTLISYGGCGIPYFVSGDIANPEDLYSTVFHAKRDPEFFDVYKRVKVMTGTEALDIDRKAKTVRLRDLNTGEESEISYDVLVLGTGASPFVPPVEGFDLPGVKCVANMHQAIDIKSQIASGEVGSAVVVGGGAIGLEMTEAMSALWGVETTLVEMCDQVLPQAMGPEFTRMIENHLEENEVKVMTSTRVLRILGDEDGVTGVLTDKGEIPCDMVIFGAGVRPNNALAKKAGLAIGQFGGIVVDARMCTSDRNIYAGGDCVEIRNQITGAPTYLPLGSLANREGRVIGTNIAGGNERFDGATGTFCLKAFDLSVATSGLTLEQAKAAGFDAVEGLSAQADRAHFYPGHDWLFIKLIADRTTRRVLGIEALGSAGDAVKARVDAVAALLPFHVDLDAISNLEVGYAPPFASAMDVVNAAANALKNIIDGLSNPVEPRDFLAEVLPDESRLILDVRSAKQAVPMQEIYGKRWLNIPQDELPVRYDELPRDKELYVLCNTGLRSYESQVLLRAKGFTNLKNIQGGFLVARKLDPSFGTKK
- a CDS encoding tetratricopeptide repeat protein; this encodes MVSKSQKSGMSRRDLLFGGFRKMRKNVEKNIEDFQTIPDSVSSDEAQTGRDAFVLGNTAYAAAQYAEAIPHYRECLNILPQHTEARQRLGYCLYREGQYIQAKVEFERVIRERKKDNFSSLYLGLTYARLDKREKTVAAWRGYFNPEEVRIMRELNVQTALIESAEDYELSVAASDVEDAIDIRKQELLAPQDN
- a CDS encoding EAL domain-containing protein, which codes for MPSILSGLRARVLLLICTAVLLCSQPAYAGHLIRLQLKYAHSFQFAGFYMAKNLGFYAEEGLDVQFTEGTPGRAPVSQLIRQKADYAIADTDALLAFAEGKDVVVLAALFQTSPEVLAIGPHVELNTPADLRGKKIMTLPRASAPVMALLHKYGVTSQTAQFLPYNTAIDSLLSEKIDAAVTYDSWALPYLAAKGKHLDILSPKDYGIDFYGDCILSSRKEVTMHPDEARAFLRATYRGWDYAMAHPLEAAQYIHAHFTPNISVEQLLGQERILRSAMMPELISFGSMNRTRWEKIYSTYVRLGFLDKDTPVRLDRFIFTPEQSIITALNKTYLRISCFVAGAVGLILIALLLFNYKLKRAVEDRTEELRTSQHMLETILSVSPFAFLITKGHKIEWANEAISGMLGYSPAELMGMNTSKLYWNPKDCDEIRFSIESSINQHDTEARDLCFRHKDGTLVHVYIAVRLFDPKHPGLGYIIAVVDITSRKAAEESNRLAAQVYQQSNDSIIITDRENRIISANPRFTELTGIPEEEALGQKPCILKSGRHDAAFYSAMWDEIHKNGRWSGEIWNRRKDGEIFPAWLSISSLKDPAGHTVSYTGVLTDLTSEKRSERQISKLNNYDVLTELPNRTLFQNLLKQEIQTAQLSDKQVAVLLFDLDNFKTINDSLGIAAGDEFLQTASRRVSQGFSGKHTVARLGSDEFAILLPYDPQKRNITKHITRLQNLLAPVTRLGNAEVFMSACIGVSIYPDDATGPSQLMQNAENALHHARKKGPNSYSFFSAKMTSIASDRIKLEAALHRALKEQEFRLFFQPKVHGQTGQIMGAEALLRWEDPKRGIISPGAFMNIIEEGNLIHPVGSWVLRQGCQACRRMHEAGFPNFIMAVNISPRQFLERDIVDIVRSSLEKAQLAPKYLELEITEALLIQNTEDVEQTLRQLRELGVRIALDDFGTGYSSLSYLTEFPIDTLKIDQSFIRTMCGDTKKETITRTIQHMALELGLTVVAEGVETQEQFATLREQGPVLIQGYLFSPPQPENSFLEWTRDYMSQQDKK